In Solanum lycopersicum chromosome 3, SLM_r2.1, the genomic stretch taatcatttttcttttttgataacaCTTTAGTTTTAACTTTTCATGTGATATATTTAAGGCacaaaattaaatgacatttAATACATTTGGCATAACTTTAATCAaaagattttctttcttttcttaaacgtAGTTTCAAGTTAAATTAGATCGTTTTTTTAAACAAAGGAAGTATGttttttattacaaataatatttttttttcctgataCAAAACTAACCATACTTCATAGAGTCAATTCCCTAAATGGTCACCCAAGTTAAGAGATTTCCcttgaaatatcatttatgtttcatCTAGGATCAAAATATCACTCAACTATCACTATTTTCCTCCAAATATACTTGACACTTAAAAATCATCACTCTCTCCTAgttggcatgacatgtcattaaagtcttttttttaataatagactaatttaattcaatgaacatatttaactaaaataatgatcatattatttttaatttgtttttattctattaaaaataaattttcatacttaaaatcttttatcataattaatttttttatttttttatgttatgaagaatacatttttaaaatgtactataattttatcaattttaaatacttataaacacatacattcaaaaaaatattgatctaCAAATCACTCACTAACGCTAAtttacatcaattaatcataagtcgtataataaatcaataatattaaaggtcaatacaataatattaattgtatattttgcaATTCATGCTTtcgatattattattttttgaaaaaagaagaagaataaagtgaataatattatattttttttatctattagaATTACTAAATACCTCAAAAGTCTCCTTAAATTCTAGTTGATATGCCCTGTCAtttataatcatttaaaaaaaaaatactagacCTATCTAATTCATCAAACTTATGtctctaaataaatatataaattacatgagaatttattaaaattataaggaaaaaaatttaaaaaatttagtaaCTTTATATGTTGTCACCaaacaaaattcaatgaaaaaaatcTCTATGTGCACTTATTAcctgataattttaaaaatactaaattatttgaaaattttaaacaatttttttgataaaattttttagataaatttgtaaggtttacaaaaaaaattggtaagaaagagaaaattgttatttaactttttttaattttattttttattctatattatatgatattataatttttcatacaattaaatatcaataaataaattaataattaattcaatttacttatttaattcatagtatacatattatatgatattaaaatattgataaataaagattttattttctataaatattattcacttattattttcttttaaaaaagatattgtAAGTATTTATGGACTTCGAAGCatccaaataattattttttaataattagttgacctttaatattattgattaattatacaatttatgattaattgaaGAAAATTAGCATTCATTAGtgatttgtatatcaatattatttgaattatgtgtttataagtatttaaaattgatgaGATTATAGTACGTTTTAAAACGTATTctgcataacataaaaaaataaaaagtttaattatgataaaagattttaagtatgaaaatttattcttaataaattaattagaaaaattaaaaacaatataattaataattagataaatgagtttaataaattaaattagtctattattaaaaaaagactttAATGACATGTCATTTCAACTAGGAGAAGTGATGCTTTTAAATTGTCAAATATATTTGAAGGAAAATAGTGATAGTTGGGTGATATTTTGATCTTAACTTGGGCGACCAACTCATACTTCatatttagtaaatattttcttttttgggagTGGGGGTGGGAGGTTGCAAAATTGGTGGCTAAGGCACAAAACATGTTAAACCATTGCCCTCTTTTCTCTAAACACATGTTCTCTGATTTCCTAGAAATTTGAAGATTTCTCTGTCTCCTGCTTGTCTCTCtcataatttgtttaatttaaatgcTCACATATTCAATCACTTAAATAAGAACCAtcagaatatatatataaattatttaaaatatgtgtataaaatcttttatatatatatatatatatattcacaacaAAAAGTTCTTCAAGacactaaaattatatatttggctaaggaataaattttcaataaataataagCACTAGTATTAAAACAAATCAAGTGTTAGTAAAACCATTTCGTAAAATATGTTTTGTTCATCTTATATGGCCGACCAAGTTATCCTCATGGCCTTGAATAATGCTAAccttaatattgttgaagagaATTTCAAGGCTTAGATTACAAGTGTGGTTTGGGTTTGGGGTCATGGGGCCATGTACCAAAATGGACTCATTGGGAAATTATATtgaatgattttgaaaatagaTGATCTTAAATTTTTGGTCCCTTCTTCAAGTGTGTATCagtatgaatttatatatttatttttgacttataaGTCAAAGGCCTTTAAAgatttttgattttaaattcattaaaaaattatgttttgctCATAAGATAAGTGAGGTTAAAAAGTTTAAGATCACTCACCTCTAAATTTATTCATGTAACTTTTAACTGAAATTGAATACCTCCgacattaataaaattaataaatgggATGAATCACTGGAATTTAttactttctcttttttttttatttatatgatgtattttgATAGTTTAATTGGATAGTGAAATTGGAAAAtcaagattatttttaaaacactaTTGTGGTTATATGAAACTAGTCATTGACAATTGTATTCCTGCAAATCATCTCGTTAAAGATAAGATAGGAAATTGCAAGTTTAATTGTTTCTCAAtataaaaatgtcttttttttggaacaattaacaataatgaAAATGCTTCACGTAAATCAGATTGCAGAGTGCGgagttattaaatattaaactcATAATTTGAAGAGTATAAGGTGttcaatgataaaaatattactcCCTCCATATTAATTTATACGAGTTAATATGACTTGACACGaagttcaaaaaaaagaaattttgaaatttatgatctAAAATAATTTGTAGAATTTATATGAAtgtaaattatttcattaagggtaaaataagcattttaaagttaaaattgttATCTGATATAAAAatgtgtcattcttttttagaCGGACTAAAGAAGAAAGTAAGTCATATAGATTAAAAGAAAgcgaacaaaaataaatttgtcaaatttaaattcttattttgtCTTTGTATTCGACTAATGCACTCTCATTTAGTTGAACAATAGAGGAACTAGCCTTTAGATTATTGATTCGTAATTATATTTTTCCATGTTTTACCCTCAGCATTATAATTACTTATTCATCAAATCAGTTTTCAAGTTCTAATATTCATTTATGTGCAAAAAAGTCATAGTTGAGTGAgttttgagttgaaaatgaaagTTCAGTGACTTTTTGTGCAAATAAGTTATAATTAAGTGACTAGTATggataatatagtaaaatactCATATAAATCATCGTTTTTCGATAGACATGCAAAAACTCAaagttaaaaagtaaaaatgaacggGAAAAGTATTTAATATGTATACACTAATCTAAAACATTAAACCCATGTACTTAAACTCCTAGTTTGGGAGTTTGAAAGTTTGGACCACACCCCTTGTTCTTCCTCTATAAGAAGACCTCCTCTTTGCATTTCAAATCCAAACTCTATAATTCAATTTCTTCTAATTGAGTAAACCAATATTTACAATTTGCAAGCAAAATTACCTACCAAAATGAGGAGGAGAAATACTGCTACATATGAGAATTCGAAAAAGAGGATATCAAGTGGAAAACTTGGAAGGTTTCTCAAAGAACAGAGAGGAAGGCTTTACATAATGAGAAGATGTATAATCATTCTAATTTGTTGGCACGACTAGCAACTTCGAAATTGTGCATTCTGAGTTTAAAATGTAGTAGGTTTTAACAtatattccttttcttttttgttttacatCATCGGTATTAGAAATTTATTGATCCAACTAATCTAAATTCACGTTGTATAGGTTTCACAATAAATGAAACGTACCCTATATAAAATTTCACGATTCTAATTAGGCACAAACTTgagatttcttattttttagcgTTATTTATACTCACTAATTTATAATTGCAAGCATTGTCAGATATTCAGTGAAGGGTGATCAGTCAAACAATATTAAACAAAAGATGTATATTGTTTATTGAACTACATATATAGGTCTATTTCTACGTATAAAAGTCAAATCACTCAATAACAACATTACACATTCcaatacttttttaattattgttgtaaagaaatgttatttcaaaaaacatataataaaacGTAATATGAAAGTTCAATTTcacataaaacataattattatagTAAAATACCATTATAGCAAATACATGTTATACATAATTCtaatggtatataaaattttgaacgCCCTTGATAAAGTTTCAAGCTTCTCCACCCTTGTAAGCTCTTTCACCCCTAATTCTTCTGGCGAGCTAGATATTCTTGGGCATGATAGTAACACACTTGGCATAGATGGCACACATATATACTAATTTTATCTCTAtttcttaaataattatatatatacaatcaaTACTCATATCC encodes the following:
- the LOC109119708 gene encoding small polypeptide DEVIL 4-like; protein product: MRRRNTATYENSKKRISSGKLGRFLKEQRGRLYIMRRCIIILICWHD